A window from Bacteroidota bacterium encodes these proteins:
- the purD gene encoding phosphoribosylamine--glycine ligase: MRILVLGGGAREHAIAWKLNQSEALGGRVQKIFCAPGNAGIAQVAELVEIIPTDAKAVVGFAMRERIDLVVIGPEGPLAMGVADALDKERIPVFGPRRNAALLESSKAFAKDFMHRHGIPTARYAVFSFEEQVECRAFLRHVNYPAVIKADGLAAGKGVMICETEAEATHALDEVFTHRIFGEAGSRIVVEEFMHGEEASVFAITDGADYDVLAPAQDHKRILDGDRGKNTGGMGAYAPAPIVTEEIMEQVKREIIEPTLKGLASESRLYRGVLYVGLMIANGRARVVEFNVRFGDPEAEVVIPLIDGDLAEILLAAAEGRLKDVLPIKQFPASAVTVVMASQGYPESYQTGEVISGLEDFTQKREIDEGTVVFHGATKVDDRGRFLTSGGRVLAVTAVGYEDDLRKTISQAYNAVSQISFNGAYYRSDIGAKALRAEAAV, translated from the coding sequence ATGCGAATTCTTGTCCTTGGCGGCGGCGCCCGTGAACACGCGATCGCGTGGAAGCTCAATCAATCCGAGGCACTCGGCGGTCGTGTTCAGAAAATTTTCTGCGCGCCCGGCAATGCCGGCATCGCGCAAGTTGCTGAACTCGTCGAAATCATTCCGACCGATGCAAAGGCCGTCGTGGGCTTCGCAATGCGCGAGCGTATCGATCTCGTCGTCATCGGTCCTGAAGGTCCGCTCGCGATGGGTGTGGCCGATGCGCTGGATAAAGAGCGCATCCCGGTGTTCGGTCCTCGACGCAATGCAGCATTGCTCGAAAGTTCGAAGGCCTTTGCCAAGGACTTCATGCATCGCCATGGCATTCCGACCGCGCGCTATGCCGTGTTTTCGTTCGAGGAGCAGGTGGAATGCCGCGCCTTTTTGCGGCATGTGAACTATCCCGCTGTCATCAAGGCCGATGGACTTGCCGCCGGCAAAGGTGTGATGATCTGCGAGACGGAAGCCGAAGCCACGCACGCACTCGATGAAGTCTTTACGCATCGCATCTTCGGCGAAGCCGGCTCGAGAATCGTCGTCGAGGAATTCATGCATGGCGAAGAGGCGAGTGTCTTTGCCATCACCGATGGTGCCGATTACGATGTGCTTGCACCGGCGCAGGACCACAAACGGATTCTCGATGGCGATCGCGGCAAGAACACTGGCGGCATGGGCGCGTACGCTCCCGCGCCAATCGTCACCGAAGAGATCATGGAGCAGGTCAAGCGAGAGATCATCGAGCCAACACTCAAAGGGCTTGCGAGCGAGAGCCGCCTCTACCGCGGGGTACTCTATGTTGGTCTCATGATTGCCAATGGCCGCGCGCGCGTCGTCGAGTTCAACGTCCGCTTTGGCGATCCCGAAGCAGAAGTTGTGATTCCACTCATCGATGGCGATCTCGCGGAGATTCTACTTGCCGCAGCGGAAGGCCGCCTCAAGGATGTCCTGCCGATCAAGCAATTTCCGGCGAGTGCGGTTACGGTCGTAATGGCAAGCCAGGGTTATCCTGAGAGCTATCAGACCGGCGAAGTCATCAGCGGACTTGAAGACTTCACACAAAAGCGCGAGATCGATGAGGGCACCGTCGTCTTCCACGGCGCGACTAAAGTCGATGATCGAGGGCGCTTTCTCACAAGTGGCGGACGTGTGTTGGCAGTGACCGCCGTCGGCTACGAAGATGATCTTCGCAAAACCATCTCGCAAGCATACAATGCCGTCTCGCAAATCAGCTTCAACGGGGCATATTACCGGAGCGATATCGGAGCGAAAGCACTACGGGCGGAAGCGGCTGTCTGA
- a CDS encoding DUF4905 domain-containing protein, giving the protein MISSSGILTGEERNIESKTGSLFAIEVLTGRVLWRGITLGEAWWFNSDRVTNDTLFVQTFRKPDLPEPKGIIAIDLHTGNIRWHQPDFSILGTTLNRVLVMRQGFTHREYCALDAMTGEIVQDFGVEQPIFPEGDELPDTFFADPIQEIPIALRSAIKVEDIRGPIDVLRHGFYEIYGLHRIGDHPDTKLLMNELIIFKKGRLVFRETIQAETPLPLPENFFVSHNILLYVKEKRTLVGVDLRHDART; this is encoded by the coding sequence TTGATCAGCAGCAGCGGCATCCTGACAGGCGAAGAGCGCAATATTGAGTCGAAGACCGGCTCGCTGTTTGCCATCGAAGTACTGACTGGGCGAGTGCTCTGGCGAGGCATCACGCTTGGTGAGGCCTGGTGGTTCAATTCGGATCGTGTGACGAACGACACTCTTTTCGTACAGACTTTTCGGAAGCCGGACCTCCCGGAGCCAAAGGGCATTATTGCGATTGATCTGCACACCGGGAATATACGCTGGCATCAGCCGGATTTTTCGATTCTCGGCACCACCCTAAACCGTGTGCTTGTGATGCGTCAGGGCTTCACCCATCGTGAGTATTGTGCTCTCGATGCGATGACCGGTGAGATCGTGCAGGATTTTGGCGTGGAACAGCCGATCTTCCCGGAGGGTGATGAGTTGCCTGATACCTTTTTTGCGGACCCGATTCAGGAGATACCAATCGCACTAAGATCAGCGATCAAGGTCGAGGACATTCGAGGGCCGATTGATGTCCTGCGGCATGGTTTCTATGAAATCTATGGATTGCATAGAATCGGCGATCACCCGGATACTAAGCTCCTAATGAATGAACTCATCATCTTCAAAAAGGGCCGACTTGTCTTTCGCGAAACCATACAGGCCGAAACTCCCTTACCGCTCCCGGAAAATTTCTTTGTCTCCCACAATATTTTACTTTATGTCAAAGAAAAACGAACGCTGGTTGGCGTCGATTTGCGGCACGACGCTCGCACTTAG